TGCGGGGCGTGGTGTTTGATGCCTTGCTATGATAAGGTTTCTGCAAAGATTATCCTATGATACATTCTGCCTAAAGCAGAGCAAGAAGCAAAGGTCAAAGCACTCAGGATGACAAAAAGATAAGACTGAAGTCTATGTTACGGAAACAGCCATGAGCTCTGAAATACAAATGATACTTGACATAAATCAATTTTATTAAAAGTCTTACCCTCATGAGTATAAAAGAGCAGAGCTATCAGGGAGTTAATTTCTGTCTTCGTTGTGGAAATAAACTGCAGTTTATTCGGGACTCTGAAGATAAGCTTCGTAAGAAATGTGAACATTGCGGTTGGACTTATTACAAGAATCCGATCCCTGCTGTTGCTTGTGTTGTCTTTAATGAAGCCGGAGAGATCCTGATCATTAAACGCTTAATTGAGCCGAAAGCGGGTGAATGGGCTTTGCCGAGCGGTTATATTGAAATAGATCAGAGTCCTGAACAAGCTGCTTTAGATGAGTTGTTAGAAGAGACAGGATTAGAAGGGCGAATTAAGAAGTTTCTCGGTTATTATGACGGAACTTCGCCGTTCTATGAAA
The sequence above is a segment of the Candidatus Cloacimonadota bacterium genome. Coding sequences within it:
- a CDS encoding NUDIX hydrolase, producing MSIKEQSYQGVNFCLRCGNKLQFIRDSEDKLRKKCEHCGWTYYKNPIPAVACVVFNEAGEILIIKRLIEPKAGEWALPSGYIEIDQSPEQAALDELLEETGLEGRIKKFLGYYDGTSPFYEKVLSLGFLMKKTGGKLEAGDDAGEAKFVSLDKLPKLAFLAHEQFVKVAQAEVFK